A single genomic interval of Mycosarcoma maydis chromosome 8, whole genome shotgun sequence harbors:
- a CDS encoding uncharacterized protein (related to peroxisomal membrane protein 20), which yields MSFTDKIKAAIKGDVKEGAKLETGIKLKENNPENADVSLDNLVGKSIIVGVPGAFTPPCSSQVPGYIQHASEFQSKGVEAIYIVAVNDQFTVKAWKEKLGADTAPTVHFLADDTGAFTQAVGQDFDASGLLGNHRSKRYAFVVEGGVVRKAFVEDNAPDVTVTSAENVLKAI from the coding sequence ATGTCCTTCAccgacaagatcaaggctGCCATCAAGGGCGACGTCAAGGAGggcgccaagctcgagaccggcatcaagctcaaggagaACAACCCCGAAAATGCCGACGTCTCGCTTGACAACCTGGTCGGCAAGTCGATCATCGTTGGTGTTCCTGGTGCCTTTACTCCTCCCTGCTCGTCGCAGGTGCCTGGCTACATCCAGCACGCCTCGGAATTCCAGTCCAAAGGCGTCGAGGCTATCTACATTGTCGCTGTCAACGACCAGTTTACCGTGAAAGCCTGGAAGGAAAAGCTCGGCGCTGACACCGCTCCCACCGTCCACTTCTTGGCCGACGACACTGGCGCTTTCACCCAGGCTGTTGGTCAGGACTTTGACGCCAGTGGTCTACTCGGCAATCACCGATCCAAGCGATACGCCTTTGTCGTCGAGGGTGGTGTCGTTCGCAAGGCTTTTGTCGAGGACAACGCTCCTGACGTCACTGTCACTTCGGCTGAGAACGTGCTCAAGGCTATCTAG
- a CDS encoding cleavage polyadenylation factor subunit FIP1 produces MEDDDDAFLYGDEPAQAPLLPKSDDLANGTTPTAAGSITDNAFDKAKHNGSDQDKEQAGDADQADDDDDDDDDDQDGDDNDDDDSDSDIEFIIDATQESQQPPARPGFQRPGAPGTRPLPTQSTPQRPQSTLTSEYTPLSRSQLLANASPASAGPSTSSVAQDPTAASSGPLPPGVPPAKPPMPLDATGPEGGPPAVPSNAPRLNLSPGPEDRAYPKPEDIVDQELSSAQDIFDIDIENLAEKPWRRYGADLTDYFNYGFNEETWSLWRGKKERMTDARKSLENNLLGGNNVEMMSAMQQMTAMMPPPQAMQAIMSHNAGAAGAGLMGMPSMSPDQMMAMMASMSGMSGMPPMPGMGNMQANMPTLGGAMGMNPMMMPGMFGGPQSNGGPPPPGNDQHSNHRQPQQQQQQQQQQQQQQQQQQQQQQQQQQQQQQQQQQQQQQQQQQQQQQQQQQRFSHSPFPPAPNVFDEPNSTHPRPMDRDERPSDQLSEQRDPERGRDTPTDAGTNKDATEDASAEPKPSSGGGMPMKPMSETDMSAFFGASGVDLSQAAAAGFSVPSNTTDSSDTRTTPSAAPPKPGPPKSAPLGPAATKGTSIRGRAAAAATGASTSSRLARAVSPTLPPNVPSGPRNPGKRYNDRDTGAGAADLLDYGATGGGGEEDRAHADGWDSRERSPDRNTRRSAAGFSSRNRREGTHDHADSMSANGRDNNEEANASRRGGNTSKRGAADEWDDDGASQSSTGGRRRRTTGASHRSESHRERERSERERDRERDRDRDREREKEKERERQARSQARSERRAGRDLDDAAIPTGPAAGVSSARKSSRKRSAPEDQDGDQHRDAPPSKSSASSRKSASRKKR; encoded by the coding sequence AtggaggacgacgacgacgccttTCTGTACGGCGACGAACCAGCCCAAGCTCCTCTGCTTCCCAAATCAGACGACCTCGCCAATGGCACGACACCCACAGCTGCCGGATCAATCACCGACAATGCTTTCGACAAAGCGAAGCACAATGGCAGTGATCAAGACAAGGAACAGGCCGGCGATGCAGATcaagccgacgacgatgacgacgatgacgacgacgatcaagacggtgatgacaacgacgatgacgataGCGATTCAGATATTGAGTTCATCATTGACGCAACTCAAGAGTCACAACAGCCGCCTGCTCGTCCCGGCTTCCAACGACCAGGCGCTCCCGGTACCCGCCCCTTACCCACCCAAAGCACTCCTCAGCGGCCTCAATCTACGCTCACATCCGAATACACGCCCCTCTCGCGCTCACAACTTTTAGCAAATGCCAGTCCAGCCTCAGCTGGCCCCAGTaccagcagcgtcgctcAGGATCCAACCGCTGCATCATCCGGTCCGCTGCCGCCTGGTGTCCCTCCCGCCAAGCCTCCGATGCCACTCGATGCCACAGGTCCTGAAGGTGGTCCACCTGCTGTTCCGTCCAATGCGCCAAGACTCAACCTCTCACCTGGGCCGGAAGACCGCGCATATCCGAAGCCTGAAGACATAGTCGACCAGGAGCTTTCCTCGGCGCAAGACATCTTTGATATTGACATTGAAAATCTCGCCGAAAAACCGTGGAGAAGGTACGGCGCCGACCTCACTGACTACTTTAACTACGGCTTCAACGAGGAGACCTGGAGTCTCTGGCGAGGCAAGAAGGAGCGCATGACCGATGCTAGAAAGAGCCTCGAAAACAATCTTTTGGGAGGCAACAACGTCGAGATGATGTCGGCCATGCAGCAGATGACAGCCATGATGCCACCACCACAAGCCATGCAGGCTATCATGTCACACAACgcaggcgctgctggagctggaCTCATGGGCATGCCGTCAATGTCACCGGATCAGATGATGGCTATGATGGCAAGCATGTCGGGCATGTCTGGCATGCCGCCCATGCCAGGAATGGGCAACATGCAAGCCAATATGCCGACCTTGGGCGGTGCAATGGGCATGAACCCCATGATGATGCCAGGTATGTTTGGTGGTCCACAATCCAACGGCGGCCCGCCTCCTCCCGGAAATGACCAACACAGTAATCACCGACAAccacagcaacagcaacagcaacagcaacagcaacagcaacagcaacagcaacagcaacagcaacagcaacagcaacagcaacagcaacagcaacagcaacagcaacagcaacagcaacagcaacagcaacagcaacagcaacagcaacagcagcgcttCAGCCATTCGCCCTTTCCGCCAGCTCCAAATGTATTCGACGAACCCAACTCTACTCACCCGCGGCCGAtggatcgagatgagaGGCCAAGCGACCAGCTATCGGAACAACGAGATCCTgaacgaggacgagatACGCCAACAGACGCTGGAACCAATAAGGACGCGACAGAGGATGCTTCCGCGGAGCCCAAGCCTTCCTCTGGCGGTGGAATGCCGATGAAGCCGATGTCAGAAACCGACATGTCTGCGTTCTTTGGTGCGTCTGGTGTCGATCTGTCGcaagcggctgctgctggtttTAGCGTGCCAAGCAACACGACCGACTCTTCCGACACACGAACCACACCTTCGGCCGCGCCGCCCAAGCCAGGACCACCAAAATCGGCGCCGTTAGGACCAGCCGCAACAAAGGGTACATCGATTCGAGGTcgtgcagctgccgctgctACTGGCGCTtcgaccagctcgcgcCTCGCCCGTGCAGTCTCGCCCACACTACCTCCCAATGTACCTTCGGGGCCCAGAAATCCTGGCAAACGTTACAACGATCGAGATACGGGCGCTGGCGCAGCTGATCTTCTCGACTATGGTGCCACCGGCGGAGGAGGCGAAGAAGATCGTGCGCATGCCGATGGATGGGATTCGAGAGAGCGTAGCCCCGATCGTAACACACGACGCAGCGCAGCCGGTTTCTCGAGCCGAAATCGACGAGAAGGCACACACGACCATGCTGACTCGATGAGCGCCAACGGTCGTGACAACAATGAAGAAGCCAACGCCTCGCGTCGTGGTGGCAACACGTCCAAACGAGGTGCAGCCGACGAATGGGACGACGATGGAGCCTCGCAATCGTCGACGGGCGGCCGACGTCGTCGCACCACGGGTGCTTCGCACCGGTCCGAATCGCATCGCGAACGAGAGCGCTCTGAACGCGAACGCGATCGAgaacgagatcgagatcgagacaGAGAACGCgagaaggaaaaggaaCGCGAAAGGCAGGCGAGGAGTCAGGCCAGATCCGAACGCAGAGCGGGCAGagatctcgacgatgcggcCATCCCCACGGGTCCAGCTGCCGGCGTTAGCAGCGCACGCAAGTCAAGCCGCAAACGCTCGGCGCCCGAggatcaagatggcgacCAACACCGTGACGCTCCACCATCCAAGAGCAGCGCAAGTAGCAGGAAGAGCGCTTCACGCAAAAAACGCTGA
- a CDS encoding uncharacterized protein (related to white collar 1 protein) — protein MTDTFDFDAFISSPSQAEIAPPVSPNNSAAVNLDNLGNPIVANDATHVNASSLLGPTNVMVPTFSAQGISGTIDVMAGPTLMSHSDSSLMYDSNYSGSFGNDLIESWDMGSNAAASASALDFGHVSSLNVMNNSSGVIVAGINDNGINHTAATAQTSLPTNSVPTIPTAATGADPTASYRDQITAHHSHLMTTSTMAGPDGAASRSTSSIPRVSTFKRVQPPMHRGITMPNAARANLSLQERRRLSRQAAKRGATMAQPQQPFAHSVQQAAAHDAGSTIPAVAGRGAKRAINVDNGQISTTPQQSLPLPSRSVSFMNDSSGSSVSSASLSPQKMQDSRSHSFAVTQTAGLHADNRGVDVPSHVYQGSFNTISGEAIPTSNKYSSSGVDVLGILSRAITRPNPSITLGPVDLSCSFAISDARHPQQPLIYASETFCHLTGYMLHEILGKNCRFLQTPGVPLEAGAERQHTDNRAVEHLKRHLTGFRECQASLINYRKDGSPFINLVTVVPVSWSDPSQVDFLVGFQVDLVEQPGAILERKEDGSYLVNYRSINDPPPSAVLGADDTAKDADAEATKQAAIAADILDLIHGVGPCDSKQWSRVLLENSHDLIYVLSLKGTFLYVSPSIERILGYTSEEVIGKSISEFCHPSDVVPVFRELKDSTSNASIAAAASRNIRTEGVANPLTKGGGGQAGPRVNLIMRMRHKHDGHRWIESTGKLHLEQGKGRKVVISSGRPRPVYNLAWEHVRRSAEAAQPSFWSKLSIDGIFLSTTGPIAEVLNCESKDLFGRHVLEMTNYEAAPSLLQALRSSQAMGVSHMMGDGACNTTPVFSSFYPSSAAAGPALPTVFVHIQRASPESAWMIPNVAYPKGGPQPAFDATGTSVDSLTSVFAELSTYRSSSWVFEMHQLKNVNRRLKDEIRALRRQSRDRFSAGGQLSSTTLGGLPMPQSPTLVGVAGGRRRSGPADALSLGARQNSTVPHIQMPSPIKRRPDHGHGHRQHLRPTAALSYLHAGHSTDFSSSSSGSEISPFGERAPDNRRSGSGDASDETAATTATSGDTSEKDGSQSVSGTGSSRESRRGSGSAEA, from the coding sequence ATGACGGATACTTTCGATTTCGACGCTTTCATCTCCTCACCTTCGCAGGCAGAGATCGCTCCTCCCGTCTCACCAAACAATAGCGCTGCCGTCAACCTTGACAACCTCGGTAACCCTATCGTCGCCAACGACGCAACTCACGTCAATGCTTCTTCGCTTCTTGGCCCCACCAATGTCATGGTGCCAACCTTCTCCGCTCAAGGCATTAGTGGCACAATCGATGTCATGGCCGGTCCTACTCTCATGAGTCACTCCGACTCATCGCTCATGTACGACAGCAATTACAGCGGCTCGTTTGGAAATGACTTGATCGAATCCTGGGATATGGGCTCTAATGCAGCCGCTAGTGCTTCCGCACTCGACTTTGGTCACGTCTCATCTTTGAACGTCATGAACAACAGCAGTGGCGTCATCGTTGCCGGTATCAATGACAATGGCATCAACCACACAGCTGCCACTGCTCAGACATCTCTGCCAACCAACTCTGTACCCACCATCCCTACTGCAGCAACAGGCGCTGATCCCACTGCATCCTACCGAGATCAAATCACCGCCCATCACTCGCACCTCAtgaccaccagcaccaTGGCGGGTCCCGATGGCGCTGCTAGCCGCAGTACCTCTTCCATCCCCCGCGTTTCAACCTTCAAGCGTGTCCAGCCTCCCATGCACCGCGGTATTACCATGCCGAACGCTGCGCGCGCCAATCTCAGCCTACAAGAGCGCCGACGCTTGTCCCGACAGGCAGCTAAACGAGGCGCTACCATGGCCCAACCCCAGCAGCCTTTTGCACATTCCGTTCAGCAGGCGGCAGCACACGACGCCGGCTCCACCATCCCTGCTGTCGCTGGCAGAGGCGCTAAGCGCGCTATCAACGTAGACAACGGCCAGATCAGCACCACTCCGCAGCAGAGCTTGCCCCTGCCATCCCGCAGTGTATCCTTCATGAACGACTCTTCTGGCTCGTCCGTGTCGTCAGCCAGCCTCTCCCCTCAGAAGATGCAGGACAGTCGCTCTCATTCCTTTGCTGTGACCCAAACCGCGGGCCTTCACGCCGATAATCGCGGCGTTGATGTACCGTCGCATGTGTATCAGGGCAGCTtcaacaccatctcggGCGAGGCCATCCCAACCTCGAACAAGTACTCGAGCTCGGGCGTCGATGTCCTTGGCATCCTTTCGCGTGCCATCACTCGGCCCAATCCTAGCATCACCCTCGGCCCTGTTGACCTTTCCTGCTCTTTTGCCATCTCTGATGCGCGCCACCCGCAGCAGCCCCTCATTTACGCCAGCGAGACCTTCTGTCACTTGACTGGCTATATGCTGCACGAGATTCTCGGTAAAAATTGTCGATTCCTTCAAACACCCGGCGTGCCCTTGGAAGCTGGTGCTGAACGTCAGCACACTGACAATCGCGCCGTAGAGCATCTCAAGCGACACCTCACTGGCTTCCGAGAGTGTCAGGCGAGCCTAATCAACTACCGAAAAGATGGCAGCCCGTTTATTAACCTCGTCACCGTGGTCCCCGTTTCGTGGTCGGATCCGTCGCAGGTCGACTTCCTGGTCGGCTTCCAGGTCGACCTAGTCGAGCAGCCTGGCGCCATCTTGGAACGCAAGGAAGATGGCTCGTACCTCGTCAACTATCGCTCCATCAACGATCCCCCGCCTTCGGCTGTCCTAGGTGCAGATGACACGGCCAAGGATGCCGACGCCGAAGCAACAAAACAAGCCGCTATCGCCGCCGATATTCTTGATCTCATCCATGGTGTGGGTCCTTGCGACTCGAAACAGTGGTCGCGTGTGCTTCTGGAAAATTCGCACGACCTCATCTACGTGCTGTCCCTCAAGGGTACCTTCTTGTACGTGTCGCCGTCTATCGAGCGCATCCTTGGCTACACGTCCGAGGAAGTGATCGGAAAGTCGATCTCGGAATTTTGTCATCCCAGCGATGTCGTGCCTGTCTTTcgcgagctcaaggactcgacgagcaacgcCAGCATTGCCGCAGCTGCCTCGCGTAACATCCGTACCGAGGGGGTCGCCAACCCATTGACCAAGGGCGGGGGCGGGCAAGCTGGTCCTCGCGTCAACCTGATCATGCGCATGCGACACAAGCATGACGGTCATCGTTGGATTGAAAGCACCGGTAAGCTGCACCTCGAACAGGGCAAGGGTCGTAAAGTCGTCATATCCAGtggtcgtcctcgtcctgtCTACAACTTGGCATGGGAGCACGTTCGTCGTAGCGCAGAGGCAGCCCAGCCTTCGTTCTGGTCCAAGCTCTCAATCGATGGAATTTTCCTCAGTACTACCGGGCCCATTGCTGAGGTGCTCAACTGCGAGAGCAAGGACCTTTTTGGTCGCCATGTGCTCGAAATGACCAACTACGAAGCCGCACCTTCCCTGTTGCAAGCtttgcgcagcagccaggCCATGGGTGTTTCGCACATGATGGGCGACGGCGCATGCAACACCACACCAGTTTTCTCATCCTTCTATCCCTCATCAGCCGCCGCCGGACCTGCGCTGCCAACCGTATTCGTCCACATCCAGCGCGCATCTCCCGAAAGTGCATGGATGATTCCCAATGTCGCATACCCGAAGGGCGGCCCGCAACCCGCCTTTGATGCGACCGGTACTAGCGTTGATTCGCTGACATCGGTCTTTGCCGAATTGTCGACGTACCGCAGCTCGTCCTGGGTCTTTGAGATGCATCAGCTCAAGAACGTCAATCGCCGActcaaggacgagatcCGCGCACTGCGCCGTCAGTCGAGAGATCGATTCTCCGCCGGCGGGCAGCTCTCGTCCACCACTCTGGGCGGGCTACCGATGCCACAGAGCCCCACCTTGGTAGGCGTGGCAGGTGGTCGTCGACGTAGTGGACCCGCAGATGCTTTGTCGCTCGGTGCCCGGCAAAATTCGACAGTTCCTCATATCCAGATGCCGAGCCCCATCAAGCGACGACCCGACCACGGCCATGGTCATCGCCAGCACCTGCGGCCGACAGCGGCGCTGTCATATCTACACGCTGGTCACAGTACTGAtttcagcagcagcagttcCGGATCCGAGATCTCTCCTTTCGGCGAAAGGGCGCCAGACAATCGCCGCTCGGGCTCCGGAGATGCTTCGGACGAGACAGCAGCTACTACCGCTACTTCAGGCGACACTTCCGAGAAGGATGGCTCACAGAGCGTTAGCGGTactggcagcagccgcgAAAGTCGTCGCGGCTCTGGCTCGGCCGAAGCCTGA
- a CDS encoding Ran GTPase-binding protein MOG1, producing the protein MAAEKEPRELFGGAILVELPRGFIDASDFRQVPDNQEVFVRDDSDISLIVEVLQLANDEGAGENLENAVRFHFSSLAHDNAASSSTVLETDIPSSQIEPPATPSPARLTGTQMIRKFGKASEPEEQVTIRVALWRLPSKQIDLVLSVNESSKSQDHPQSSSAQAAFQLAASSLQIRDWNLFA; encoded by the exons ATGGCAGCTGAAAAGGAGCCGAGAGAGCTGTTCGGCGGTGCGATCCTGGTTGAGTTACCAAGAGGTTTTATCGATGCAAG CGACTTCCGACAGGTGCCCGACAATCAAGAGGTGTTTGTACGCGACGACTCTGACATCAGCCTGATCGTCGAAGTACTTCAGCTCGCAAATGATGAAGGGGCAGGTGAGAACCTGGAAAACGCAGTCAG GTTTCACTTTTCCTCGCTGGCACATGACAATGCGGCGAGCAGTTCCACGGTACTCGAAACAGATATCCCGTCATCACAAATTGAACCACCAGCAACTCCCTCACCAGCGCGGCTCACTGGAACACAGATGATCAGAAAGTTTGGCAAGGCTTCCGAACCCGAAGAGCAAGTCACCATCCGCGTCGCACTATGGAGACTGCCATCCAAGCAAATCGACCTCGTTCTGAGCGTCAACGAGTCTTCCAAGTCACAAGATCACCCTCAATCTTCCAGCGCACAAGCCGCATTCCAGCTGGCTGCTTCGTCGCTacaaattcgtgattggaaCTTGTTCGCTTAG
- a CDS encoding putative delta(24)-sterol c-methyltransferase (erg6): protein MAPTATDVRNNEGIANYTKFWQKDSKDDSATDMANRLSEYTSVVNGYYDGATDLYEYGWGQNFHFARYYPGEAFMQAIARHEHYLAHQMGLKPKMRVLDVGCGVGGPAREIARFADVNIVGLNNNEYQIQRARKYTEKAGLSAQVEFVKGDFMKLSEQFGENRFDAFYAIEATCHAPNFEGIYGEILKVLKPGGIFGVYEWCMTDAWDPTNPEHKRIAHGIEVGDGIPEMRSIQNARNALKSVGFQIQHEEDLADRGDKIPWYYPIAGSLSHCQTVWDYFTVARMTKIGRATTQGAVKLLETLRLVPQGTHSVGASLVTAADALVDGGRTKLFTPMMLFVCRKPSSN from the exons ATGGCGCCTACTGCTACCGACGTCCGCAACAACGAAGGCATCGCCAACTACACCAAGTTCTGGCAAAAGGACTCTAAGGATGACTCTGCTACCGACATGGCCAATCGTCTCTCCGAGTACACCTCGGTCGTGAACGGCTACTACGATGGCGCCACCGATCTCTACGAGTACGGTTGGGGTCAGAACTTCCACTTTGCTCGCTACTACCCCGGTGAGGCCTTCATGCAGGCCATCGCGCGCCACGAGCACTACCTCGCTCACCAGATGGGCCTCAAGCCCAAGATGCGTGTTCTCGACGTTGGTTGTGGTGTTGGCGGACCCGCTCGCGAGATTGCTCGTTTCGCCGATGTCAACATTGTTGGTCTCAACAACAACGAGTACCAGATCCAACGTGCTCGCAAATACACGGAAAAGGCTGGCCTTTCCGCTCAAGTCGAAT TTGTCAAGGGCGACTTTATGAAGCTTTCTGAGCAGTTCGGCGAGAACAGATTCGACGCCTTCTACGCTATCGAGGCCACCTGCCATGCACCCAACTTTGAAGGCATTTACGGAGAGATCCTAAAGGTTCTCAAACCTGGAGGAATC TTCGGCGTTTACGAATGGTGCATGACCGACGCTTGGGACCCCACCAACCCTGAGCACAAGCGAATCGCTCACGGTATCGAGGTCGGTGACGGTATCCCCGAGATGCGATCAATCCAGAATGCCCGAAATGCGCTCAAGTCTGTCGGCTTCCAGATCCAGCACGAGGAGGACCTTGCTGACCGCGGAGACAAGATCCCCTGGTACTACCCTATTGCTGGCAGCTTGAGCCATTGCCAAACCGTATGGGACTACTTCACCGTTGCTCGTATGACCAAGATTGGACGAGCCACAACCCAGGGTGCTGTCAAGTTGCTCGAGACTCTTCGTCTCGTGCCTCAGGGCACCCACTCGGTCGGTGCCTCGCTCGTTaccgctgccgatgctCTCGTCGACGGTGGTCGTACCAAGCTCTTTACCCCAATGATGCTGTTCGTCTGCCGCAAGCCGTCGTCAAACTAA
- a CDS encoding dihydrofolate reductase (related to Dihydrofolate reductase), with protein MGKLKLVMVAAMSLTNGIGKDGGLPWRLKGEMTYFRNVTSHVADEEQRQGTRNAVIMGRKTWASIPPKFRPLAGRFNVVISRTSSATDLGIDPDSNDARVFSSVEQALIHLATPQASISRVFVIGGAQMYTDLLDFHSSLATVDKLLVTRILAPLYECDSFFPEFRTREQYQAELEHANKIVAGQNVEPERLPNLLKQQEWTQASADSLRQYLGSACPVALTDSRDMVTSEGETWYQYQLWEKTV; from the exons ATgggcaagctcaagctaGTTATGGTGGCGGCCATGTCGCTGACGAACGGCATCGGCAAGGACGGTGGACTACCTTGGCGGCTGAAAGGTGAGATGACGTACTTCCGCAATGTCACAAGTCACGTTGCAGACGAAGAGCAACGTCAAGGAACTCGGAATGCTGTCATAATGGGAAGAAAGACGTGGGCAAGTATCCCGCCAAAGTTCCGCCCACTTGCAGGTCGTTTCAATGTTGTGATCAGCCGAACGTCGAGCGCCACCGATCTCGGAAT CGATCCAGACTCAAACGATGCCCGAGTATTCTCGTctgtcgagcaagcgctgATACACCTAGCAACGCCTCAAGCGAGCATCAGCAGAGTCTTTGTCATCGGTGGCGCACAGATGTACACAGATCTGCTCGATTTccactcgagcttggcgacaGTGGACAAATTGCTCGTGACACGCATTCTGGCACCTCTGTACGAGTGCGATTCGTTCTTCCCGGAATTCCGAACGCGCGAGCAATACCAAGCCGAACTGGAGCACGCCAACAAGATCGTCGCCGGCCAGAACGTGGAACCTGAACGGCTACCGAATCTactcaagcagcaagagtGGACGCAGGCATCAGCCGACTCGCTGCGACAATACCTTGGCAGCGCATGCCCTGTTGCGCTTACTGACTCCAGAGACATGGTGACGAGCGAAGGCGAGACATGGTACCAGTACCAATTATGGGAGAAGACGGTGTGA